A region of the Streptomyces sp. NBC_00442 genome:
GGCCACGCGGGGCACCAGCACGGGTCCACGTCGGCCAACGCCGTCTTGCGCGTGTTGGACAACGCGCCCTTGCTGCCGACGGCAAGGCGTGCCTCCCGGCGCCGGTTGGCCAGCCACGTTCCGACCGGATAGCCGTCCATGACGGCGTCGTGCCCGGCCGCGAGGTGGCCGTGGACGGCATGGTAGGCGCGGGCCATCGACAGCCCAGCGCTGAATACATGGTCGGGGTGGCTCCACACCATGCCCAGCCTGGTCAGCGCGTCGATGCGTACGGCAGGCAGGCGGCCGGTCTTGTTGGCCTTGCGCTGCTCGGCGATCCACTGGCCCAGCGGAAATGCCCCGTCCTTGCAGAGGTAGGGGACGTTCAGGTGGCCGCGGGTCGCGTGAAAGCGGCGGGCGGCCGTCCAGCCGCGCAGCCACCCGCGGCGCTCTACGTTGATCACCCGCAGCCTGACGAACTCCGCGATGTCAGCGGGATGGCGGTCGGTGGCGAACAGCAACGGCCCCTTGGCCAGTGGGGCCGCGCCCGTGTCGTCCCCGCCGGGCCAGGCGGCGAGCCGGTCGATCACGTCAGTGTCGTGGGCGGCGAGCGCGGCCAGGACCTTGACCAGCGGCAGATACGAGCCGGATGCCAGCCAGTCCTCGCAGCGCTCGTCGGGGGACAGGAAGACCGGCACCACCAGGGAGGCGACCTTGTCACCGCTGGGCCCCTGCCGCAGCGCGCGTCCGACCGTCTGGACGGTGTCGACGATCGACTCCCTGGGGTCGGCGAAGACCACCGCGTCCACCTCGGGGATGTCCACCCCCTCAGCCAGCACCCGGGCACTGGAGAGCACGCAGCGTTCCACCACCACCCCGTCCGCGCCCCAGCCGCGGGCGAACTGGGCCAACACGTCGCGCCGGTGAGCCATGCCATGGTCGCCGTGCAGCCAGCCGGACCACACCCGACGCGGATAGATCGCCGGATCCACGGCCCAGAGCTGACGGGAGGCGCCCGGCGATGCCTCGGCAAACGCGCGGGTGTCCGCGACGCGGTGATGGAACGTCATCACACGGTCGAGCTGATGGGCGGCCGCGGCTTTGAGTACGGCTGTGGTCAGCGCTTCCAGCCGCGCCGCGGCCACATCCACCTCCGCGCGCTCCTCACCCGCCGCCCCCGGCGCCAGGGCCTGGTCGCGGATCTCCATCACGATGATCTGGTAGCGGGCCAGCAGCCCGCGGGCGATGGCTTCGGCCAGCGTCAGCCGGTACACCACCGGGCCGAACGTCGTCTCGTCGTCCATCGAGGCCATCAGTGCCGGCCCGCTTGCGGCCTCGTCATCCCCGTCGTCCACCGCGGCCCAGGGATCGGCCACCCGCGGCGTCGCCGTCAGATACAGCCGGCGGTCCGCCGGCAGCACGGCATCGTCATGGACCGCGGCCCACGGCTTGCCCCACGGGCCCGACGTGCGGTGCGCCTCGTCCACCACCACCAAGTCCCACCGCCGAAGCCCCGAGGCGTGAGCCTCGGTGAGCACCGGCAGCGACGCGTAGGTGGCGAACACCGTCACCCGCCCCTTCCTGCCAGCCCACGCCGACAGGAGCCTCGCGTCAGTAGTGCAGCGCACCCCGGCGGCATCCAGCTCCGCGTCCGCCCGCAGCGAGCAGACCGCCA
Encoded here:
- a CDS encoding DEAD/DEAH box helicase, with translation MQGGPVLRAHQVEAVDAAARALAGTPPASGGLRATVVSACGTGKTFMGAHISLRVARTGGVLVLVPTLDLLVQTVAAWRKAGRVGPMVAVCSLRADAELDAAGVRCTTDARLLSAWAGRKGRVTVFATYASLPVLTEAHASGLRRWDLVVVDEAHRTSGPWGKPWAAVHDDAVLPADRRLYLTATPRVADPWAAVDDGDDEAASGPALMASMDDETTFGPVVYRLTLAEAIARGLLARYQIIVMEIRDQALAPGAAGEERAEVDVAAARLEALTTAVLKAAAAHQLDRVMTFHHRVADTRAFAEASPGASRQLWAVDPAIYPRRVWSGWLHGDHGMAHRRDVLAQFARGWGADGVVVERCVLSSARVLAEGVDIPEVDAVVFADPRESIVDTVQTVGRALRQGPSGDKVASLVVPVFLSPDERCEDWLASGSYLPLVKVLAALAAHDTDVIDRLAAWPGGDDTGAAPLAKGPLLFATDRHPADIAEFVRLRVINVERRGWLRGWTAARRFHATRGHLNVPYLCKDGAFPLGQWIAEQRKANKTGRLPAVRIDALTRLGMVWSHPDHVFSAGLSMARAYHAVHGHLAAGHDAVMDGYPVGTWLANRRREARLAVGSKGALSNTRKTALADVDPCWCPAWPLVWQRRFTLLKRYLAAGGPVEIAEIEPGHMIAGEDVGAWLAHQRSNWDTLHEEQRRLLAELSVTPSGGGIQSAPRLAPDHKFARNLAAAASYARREGHLNVPRQHVEITGGTEIKLGIWIANQRSRRARLHPQRIDALNALDMRWN